In one Thermodesulfobium acidiphilum genomic region, the following are encoded:
- the map gene encoding type I methionyl aminopeptidase yields MNILLNKNKKIIIKSNEEIMALRKAGRVVGKLLYEIADIIKPGISTYELEKFAEMFFEKEKAIPAFKNYKPSFSAKPFPAILCTSINDEVVHGIPSKKRILKEGDILKIDVGSIVNGWCGDSARTYPVGNISSDARLLLEVTEKSLYAGIDQAVVGGHVSDIGAAVQRFVEAFGFSPVRELSGHGIGRSVHEEPCIPNFGDYGQGPKLLEGMTICIEPMINAGSYEVDLAKDGWTVTTKDKSLSAHFEHMVAITKDGPVILSAWGGDETG; encoded by the coding sequence ATGAACATCTTATTAAATAAAAATAAAAAGATTATAATTAAATCAAATGAAGAGATAATGGCCTTGAGGAAGGCAGGTCGTGTAGTAGGAAAGCTTTTGTACGAAATAGCTGATATAATAAAGCCCGGCATTTCAACATATGAACTAGAGAAATTTGCAGAAATGTTTTTCGAAAAAGAAAAGGCAATCCCCGCTTTTAAAAATTATAAGCCCAGTTTTTCTGCGAAGCCTTTTCCTGCTATACTTTGCACTTCAATTAACGATGAAGTCGTACACGGTATCCCTTCCAAAAAAAGAATACTCAAAGAAGGAGATATCTTAAAAATTGATGTGGGTTCTATAGTGAATGGTTGGTGCGGAGATAGTGCCAGAACTTATCCTGTAGGAAATATTTCTTCTGATGCCAGGCTTCTTTTGGAAGTGACAGAGAAATCTTTATATGCAGGAATTGACCAGGCTGTTGTTGGAGGTCATGTTTCTGATATTGGCGCTGCTGTTCAAAGATTTGTTGAAGCTTTTGGATTCTCTCCTGTTAGAGAGCTTTCAGGTCATGGGATTGGTAGGAGCGTTCACGAAGAGCCCTGTATTCCAAACTTTGGCGACTATGGTCAAGGTCCAAAGTTGTTAGAGGGTATGACTATTTGTATTGAGCCAATGATTAATGCAGGGAGTTATGAGGTGGATTTAGCAAAGGACGGTTGGACAGTAACTACTAAAGATAAATCCCTTTCAGCTCATTTTGAGCATATGGTTGCTATAACAAAAGATGGACCTGTAATCCTCTCTGCATGGGGAGGTGATGAAACTGGCTAA
- the infA gene encoding translation initiation factor IF-1, translated as MAKEEAIEVEGVILEALPNAMFRVELETGHVILAYVSGKMRMNFIKIVPGDRVKVELSPYDLTRGRIIYRMK; from the coding sequence CTGGCTAAAGAAGAGGCTATTGAAGTCGAAGGAGTGATACTGGAAGCGTTGCCAAACGCAATGTTTAGAGTGGAACTTGAGACTGGCCATGTAATTTTGGCTTATGTTTCTGGTAAAATGAGGATGAACTTTATCAAAATAGTACCTGGCGATCGCGTTAAAGTAGAATTATCTCCTTACGATCTTACGAGAGGTCGTATTATTTATAGAATGAAATAG
- the rpmJ gene encoding 50S ribosomal protein L36 — translation MKVRASVKRICEKCKIIKRKGIVRVICENPRHKQRQG, via the coding sequence ATGAAGGTTCGTGCGTCAGTAAAAAGAATATGTGAAAAATGTAAGATTATCAAGCGAAAAGGGATAGTAAGGGTAATTTGTGAAAACCCTCGCCATAAACAGCGACAAGGATAA